The following coding sequences are from one Streptomyces sp. NBC_01485 window:
- a CDS encoding ArsR/SmtB family transcription factor has product MLDVTVIEDPEAAAVSLDPIRARLLAELAAGPASAAMLAGKVGLPRQKVNYHLKALERHGLVELAGERRKGNVTERLMRATAASYVISPLALAAVQPDPDRFRDQLSARWLLALGARLVRDVGSLITGAAKARKGLATYALDGEVRFASAADRAAFIQELTAGVGALIHKYDAPDAEGGRDHRIVIAVHPTLKQPQDPEEPVRPMNPELAES; this is encoded by the coding sequence ATGTTGGACGTCACCGTGATCGAGGACCCCGAGGCCGCAGCCGTCTCGCTGGACCCCATACGGGCCAGGCTGCTCGCCGAGCTGGCGGCCGGACCCGCATCGGCCGCGATGCTGGCCGGCAAGGTCGGGCTGCCCCGGCAGAAGGTGAACTACCACCTCAAGGCGCTGGAGCGGCACGGGCTGGTGGAGCTGGCCGGCGAGCGCCGTAAGGGGAATGTCACCGAGCGGCTGATGCGGGCGACCGCCGCGTCGTACGTGATCTCACCGCTCGCGCTCGCCGCCGTGCAGCCTGATCCGGACCGCTTCCGGGACCAGCTCTCGGCGCGCTGGCTGCTCGCGCTCGGCGCTCGGCTGGTGCGCGACGTCGGCTCGCTGATCACCGGTGCCGCGAAGGCCCGCAAGGGGCTGGCGACGTACGCGCTGGACGGCGAAGTGCGTTTCGCCTCGGCCGCGGACCGGGCCGCGTTCATCCAGGAGCTGACGGCGGGGGTCGGCGCTCTGATCCACAAGTACGACGCCCCCGACGCCGAGGGTGGCCGCGATCACCGGATCGTCATCGCCGTCCACCCCACGCTCAAGCAGCCGCAGGACCCCGAAGAACCCGTACGCCCCATGAACCCCGAACTCGCCGAGTCGTAA
- a CDS encoding SRPBCC family protein → MSKEFEIAREFEVDATPEEVWEAVTNGTGGYLWPMEAPEPRVGGKAAFGSTVTAWDPPHHLTIRSEDVGFSVQSLNQLEHVIESRDGGRRAWVRYVHSGIFTDDWDNQYDGASKHTDFYLHTLREYLTHFAPRPVTFAQLDGGEASVTPTALTAVGQALGLADDTATGTRVAVRGPQDFDAVLDYLDPYFIGLRTEDALVRIFGRNHWGAPVGVSVHDFAADADAKANETAWQGWLNAVFSQHS, encoded by the coding sequence ATGTCCAAGGAATTCGAGATCGCCCGCGAGTTCGAGGTCGACGCCACTCCGGAGGAGGTGTGGGAGGCGGTCACGAACGGCACCGGGGGATACCTGTGGCCGATGGAGGCACCGGAGCCCCGGGTGGGCGGCAAGGCGGCGTTCGGGTCGACGGTCACCGCCTGGGACCCGCCGCACCACCTCACCATCCGCAGCGAGGACGTCGGCTTCTCCGTCCAGAGCCTGAACCAGCTCGAGCATGTCATCGAGTCGCGCGACGGCGGCCGGCGCGCCTGGGTGCGGTACGTGCACAGCGGGATCTTCACCGACGACTGGGACAACCAGTACGACGGGGCGAGCAAGCACACGGACTTCTACCTGCACACCCTGCGCGAGTACCTCACGCACTTCGCGCCCCGCCCCGTCACGTTCGCCCAACTCGACGGAGGCGAGGCGTCCGTCACGCCCACCGCGCTCACCGCGGTCGGGCAGGCCCTGGGGCTGGCGGACGACACGGCGACCGGCACCCGCGTCGCGGTGCGCGGCCCGCAGGACTTCGATGCCGTACTCGACTACCTCGACCCGTACTTCATCGGCCTGCGCACTGAGGACGCCCTCGTGCGGATCTTCGGACGCAACCACTGGGGCGCGCCGGTCGGCGTCAGCGTCCACGACTTCGCCGCGGACGCCGACGCCAAGGCGAACGAGACCGCCTGGCAGGGCTGGCTGAACGCAGTGTTCAGCCAGCACAGTTGA